A region of the Thermithiobacillus plumbiphilus genome:
AGAAAATCGTACTGTTACCCGGCGGGTAGCTTGCCGATTGATAGCGTGTTGGTTGTCCGGACAGAGGCCCTCAGAGAACTAGAAAACAGCGTATCCGGAAGCTCCATTAACAGGAGCAAATCTGCTGAAACAAAGGGGCGGCGAACGTTGCTGACCATCATTGCAGCTGTCTTCCAGCATAGTAAAATCGACTACAACGCGAGGGGAGCCGCACAACGCATCAAGGAAATGACCGAAGCCCTGGGCGCTCCTATTGATGATGGAACCATTGCGAAAGTACTTCGTGAAATAGATGATGCGCTTGAAAGCCGCATGAAATAAAACTTCACCAGCGAATTCGGAATTCGCATTACCGAATTCGTCCAATGGGATAACGCATCCCCGCATTGTTGCACCCGTAGCCAATCCAAACCTACGAGGTGCAACATGCAAGCATCATCACAGTATCAGCCCAAGCGATTGATCCGGCCCAATGTAGTTGCTGAGCGCCTGGGCATTTCCAAAACGACGCTATACCGGATGGTCAATGCCGGCAAGCTGCCAGCACCGGTCCGTATCTCCAGCCAATGCACCGGCTGGCCCGAAGACGTCATTGATACCTTCATTGCTGAACGCCAGCAGGAGGTCAGATGATGCAGACAACAAAAAAGGCCGGTCCCGCCAGACCGGCCCTCAGCAGCTACCACCCGGCAGCCCTTT
Encoded here:
- a CDS encoding helix-turn-helix transcriptional regulator, producing the protein MQASSQYQPKRLIRPNVVAERLGISKTTLYRMVNAGKLPAPVRISSQCTGWPEDVIDTFIAERQQEVR